The DNA region AACCCTGCGCCGGGAATCTTGGCTTGGGTGTTGCACTGACAGACGGACCAGTCCTGATTTGGGGCTAGGGCAatgcttctttttgcttgtgATCAAGTGTTGGGTTCGCAGTTGTGATATTCGGGCACATTACGACGAAGGCAATTGCAAAGAAAGTGGCAGAAGATCCATTTGTCTGACTGAAAAAGAAGTCTACTGAAATGAGACATCACATGGTGATACTTGAGCTAATCCAGCTTGCACTTGATCTTTCAATAGCTTCGTGTAGCGACAGGCAGACAGCAACTGGATTGTTACGAGTCGCAAGCATGTGACTGTGTCTAGGGGACAGGCATATCTCTGACAATTCATTCTCTTGTGAAACCCCAGTTTAAGCCATCTTCAATAATCACGGGTCAGGCGGTGAGGCTTCTCTTCCCAATGGCTCAGCAAAACCAAGCACACAgtgaaaaaggaaaaacatCAAAAATTGCGACCGGGACGGACCCGAAGGCCAATCCATGACGGAGAACTCCTCGCTGTGCAATGAAGGCTCCCCGCCATACTTTGAGAATTTCTTGATCCTCCCAAAGTCAATCAAGGTAAgtatgaagaagaaaagaaaagaggaagaggattgggggggaggggagcccTCCATATATACTCAGGTGTCATGGGTCCGTGCACTCCTGCAAATCCCCAACAGAGTGCGAAATGTCCGAGCGCCCTGTGGATGCCAGCTGGTGAACCGTGCCCTGAGAGGAGAAAGACTCCACTGCCGCGCGCTGAAGCTTCAACTGGCAACCTCTTTTGTCTGACCTCATCGGCAGAGGTGGCAGCTCCTTGCTTTGCGCCTTCATCGCCCATCCGCCAGGCCATCGCACTGCACGTCACGCAGCGCAGCCATGCCCATCACTAGCAGAAGTCAATTAGAAAATCATGCGCTGACGCGGACACGATAGCGCCCGCCGCCCGACCCCAGTCACCCCCTATCCAACTTCCACACAGTCGTTATCTTTCCTATCCAGCAGCCACCATGGCCCGAATGTCCGCCGCCTCCTTTCTTTTCGTCGTCGTTTACAACTTTTTCTACTATGCCCTATACCTCGTCTGCATTGCCTTTCTCGTCGTCACCCCCGCCGATCTAATCCAGCAAGCCTTcgcaaagaaacaaaactgGAACATCTTGGTCGTCACTGTCTGCTACGTCGTTACTGTGTTGGTCATCTTCTTTATCTACGTTACCAGAATCTACATCAGCCGCAGTGTTCTCTCGTCAATACCCAAGAGCTGGATACCCATCGACAAGGGCGATGTACCGCGCAGTGTCAGGGAGATGATTGTGGAGGGGCTGAGCAGGAGCGCTGCCATTGCTTACGAGGCCAGGCCGAGAGTCCCGCACCCAATGATACAACCAGTGACGACACATACGGGAACCGTCGAAGAGAAACAGAAATCCAGCTGGAGGGGAAAATGGAGGAGTAAAAGCAGTGGAAGCGGAGGGGCCGTGTCTGTCATCGAGGGAGGAGACGCGATTGGTCTCGAAATGGGCATGCTCCCTGATCAACGACAGCAGCGTGCCGTATGGGGAGACATTGAACACCCTGGTTGGTCATCACCGGTATCAACGGGTTTGCCCCCGAACCTGCAGTACTCGACCGTTGTATCCGAACTTCCGAATCTTATCGAAGCCAAGGCACTCACCCTTGCGCCACCGGATCCAGACTCACGTACCCTGCCTCCAACACTTGACCCAGAAGCTGTCGCCATGTTGCAAAGGCCAGAAGGAGGAGTAGGACTCAGGGAATACTTAGGTCTGTTGACCGAGATGGGAGTTCTGACGGCATCACCGACGACAACCGATTTCCTGTCGCAGTATGAACGAGCCCGATTCTCAGCCAGACCGCTGACCGGTGACGAGTTCCGAGAGTTGATGCATTTGTTTGCTGAAGTTTTGAGAAGCATGCAACCTTTTGATCCAGCCCTCGCTTATGACGATTACGACGATGACTcgtttgatgatggaatCCCACAGGGAGAACGAGAAGGCGAACAGACACAGTCAGAGAGTGATATTGATAACGATGCGCCGAGAGGAACCAGTCCTTCTAGTGCAGGGCAGAGTTTGCATTCGGGCTTGGGTCTGGGGATAGGGATTGGTCAGAATGCCGGTGGTGATAACGAAAGTCTGGGCGGGAAAAGCTCCAGTGCCTCAACGACATGGAGTCAGGGTCGTGGTTCAAGACATCTGCGACCTGGGATGGGAGTGCGAAACTCATCTGCCAACACCTGGCTCTACCAGACTgcgccaacaacgccaaaAAGCACCAGACATGCTGGAGTGTCCGATTCCAGTGGCGACAATGACGCAAACTCGTTTGCGCAAACCAGACATCCATACCAAGTTGACGGCACCAGCGGCAGtggcagtggaagaagtgTACGATCAGTAGGAACAAACGGAAGCGGAGGATCAGTCATCAGGCTGGCTGCCGATGGGGATGGAACAGACTTGCCATATGTGTTTACCGGTGTGAACTGAGAGAGTGCTGCTTATTATGTAGGATTATGGAACGAAGCAAGGCGTTTTTGGTGGGACTATGGTTAGTAGATGTAGGATCTTTTTGACGTAGTATATAATGATAATGTATTTCCAGGTAATTACTCCTGATATCAGGTTTGATGTTCATGATGCGCCACATGGAAGACAACAAGCCACTTTTACATCAGCAAATATCCGGTTTGCCAAGACAGCCACCCCCTTGTGCCCCCACTTTTGTTAGGGAAAAGGGGTAAACAAAACATGGGGTTGCTATGTGAGGTTGTGCTACGGGTGGGAGAGACTTAAGACATTACACAGCATTGTTGAAGCGACATAAAAGGCTTAGGGAAGAATGATGAAGGAGCTGTTTGCTTAATGAAACTAAATGTACGTGGATAAAGCATGTTAGATATCAGATGTGTCATGGACAGACGCGAGGTTGGAGCTGACTGTGTGATTTTTGGGGCGATATTGGGAAGGGAAGATTCAAAGAAGTCTGGTGAAGTCGCTTGAGGAGATATGTGTAGTTTGTCGGTGGGACAGAAAGCTGTCTTGCAGCTGTTGGGAACAACTCTTGTTAGGACTGGTACTGAGACGCATTCCGACTTCTTACAAACGGATTAAAACCACACGGCTAGAGAaactccatcttctcccccaagAGACCACGGGAAAGTACGCCGCCTTTCTGCTTCCTCCCAGCGTAATCCTAACTCAACCCATATCCCCATGATTGCTGGGACAGCAGGAAACTTACGCTCGAGGCCTCGGACTATCATACTCCCGTTTACGAATCCTCCTTTTTcatccttgagcttctcgacccTGCCACTGCCCAGACCTACCTGGGGTCGTTTCGCCACGAGCACCGACAATACCTCCAAGGTGACAAAGGTTACCGTTAGGCCATTGCAAACATTCACCATTACCGCTCTGGAGCCCCTGCTCTCGTCGGATAGGCCTAGGGCGAAAATCCCGCTCCCGGGCGCTCCCGAACGCAGGCTTCCAGAATGGACCAATTATTATGAAGCTCGCTGACGGGACCTGTACAGTTAGACAGGAGCTTCTCGACACTGTAGTATCATCCACACCACGGTACGATAACCTCAGACACTACCCCGCGGCCGTCCCCGGAAATCCGAAGTCCGGCGGTTGGGCTTCGAACTGGAGAAGGATCTGACGATGGGGTTGGTTCGTGCTCTGTAagagggggagtttgggaaGGAGGGTGCAGTGGTGGGGTCGGGTTTGTAGGTGacttttggggagggggtggtgagattGATGTTGTTTCGAGGGGTGatgtgagggggttggctgGGATTGAGGTCAATAGCTAAGAAAAatgagggatggggggaagatGGTGCTGGGGTCGGCTTAAATCAACGGGATACTGGGATTGGACTGGAAAAAGACTTTGTCTGAGCTTGTCTAGTAACAACTGTGGGGCTTTTATGGCTGGATCGGGACTGTTAATAGGGCTTATGGTAACTATGTTGGCTTTTTTCGATTATACGGAGCAGGATTGTTCTTTACTGTTTTAGTCGAAGGGGTTTTTCTTTTAGTAGAATCTGCCGTTATAGCTGTTCCTTCCGGATTAAAGACTATGCAAGTCCCACCTCAATCTTCTCCTTGCGGCTGCTTACCTTATATCACAAAATGAAAAAGCCTTGCGCATATACATCATCACTTTCCctttcaacctcttctttgGGATTTTCTTGTCGCAGTTGCTCTTGTTCGATGCTTCTGTCTTTGGTGGGTCTGGCTTCAATGGGCCATTATCTGAGCAAACAAGAACCTAAATTACCTCGTGCCTTCGGCACAGCAGTTATCCTGGGAGGTTATTCCTGTTGTTGAGTGAGGGTACCAAGCCCTGTACACTGATGTGAGCGACATATCGCCTTGACCACCCAGCAGCTTTGGTGTATCAAAACCTCGACGGCTCCAATATGACGCCCGAGTCTGCTGACGATTAAACTCGAACATGGTGTCTTCTGGCATGTGCTTCCGTCGATAATGTTTGAATTCCGTGACCCATAACGGAACTGCGGTAATACCCGATGGTAGTCTGGTTCAGTGGTCTGAACAGTTCCTCACACTCGCTATCTCGGCGATCTGGAGCAGCTCAGCACCCTCGGTTTGATTGTAACGATTTCCTATGTATCTTGACGTCCTGATTCAACTGTTGCTATCCCTCCTGTGTATTCCATGTGTGCACATCTCGAGTCTCATGTCCGTAATCACCAGTCCACTGCTCCATATTCCCAGctcacaccacccaccgccGGCCTCTCACCTCcggccatcaccagcccccatccccagTCCTGCCAGCTCCTTCCCGCTTGCCTCAGCCGCTGTGAGTCACTCTCCTCAGCCGCCCCAGACCCGCTCAACACCTGGCAACCACCCCGGCACCCTCCCCGGCACCTGCGGTCAATCCACACCGGCTTCCGGCCCCATAATTCCGGCCAGACTGTCGCCAAACCGGAGCTACCTCCGAAAATTTCCGCCggtcctccctccctctctctcttcttcttcatccgcAACCAAAAAACGACGCCGGAaccgccggcaccaccaaccaccacccaccagcgACGACATCCCCGTAAGCATCTTCGCTTCCAAGCCCTGCTCTTGATCAGCTGGGACCA from Podospora pseudocomata strain CBS 415.72m chromosome 3, whole genome shotgun sequence includes:
- a CDS encoding hypothetical protein (EggNog:ENOG503P0GI; COG:S), which gives rise to MARMSAASFLFVVVYNFFYYALYLVCIAFLVVTPADLIQQAFAKKQNWNILVVTVCYVVTVLVIFFIYVTRIYISRSVLSSIPKSWIPIDKGDVPRSVREMIVEGLSRSAAIAYEARPRVPHPMIQPVTTHTGTVEEKQKSSWRGKWRSKSSGSGGAVSVIEGGDAIGLEMGMLPDQRQQRAVWGDIEHPGWSSPVSTGLPPNLQYSTVVSELPNLIEAKALTLAPPDPDSRTLPPTLDPEAVAMLQRPEGGVGLREYLGLLTEMGVLTASPTTTDFLSQYERARFSARPLTGDEFRELMHLFAEVLRSMQPFDPALAYDDYDDDSFDDGIPQGEREGEQTQSESDIDNDAPRGTSPSSAGQSLHSGLGLGIGIGQNAGGDNESLGGKSSSASTTWSQGRGSRHLRPGMGVRNSSANTWLYQTAPTTPKSTRHAGVSDSSGDNDANSFAQTRHPYQVDGTSGSGSGRSVRSVGTNGSGGSVIRLAADGDGTDLPYVFTGVN